GGGCGCTTCGAGGAAGCCGACATAAAGCATCCCGACCCGTTCTCCGAAACTGTCGGTCAGCGGCAGATAGCCCGAGATATACCAGTCGTTGACCACAAAGGCGCGGTTCAGCCAGGTGCGGCCCTCCTCCAGAACCACGCGGCGCACCACCGCCGAGACCCTTGTGCCAAGGGCGCGCACGTCTTCGAACAGGCGCACATTGGTCGACACCCGCGTGTCCTCAAGAAACAGGGTGGCGGTGCCCTGCCGGTTGCCGCCGTCCTCGTCGCTGAGATAGACCAGCGCGTTCAGCGTATCGATGAAATCGAGGTTGCGGTTCAGCAGGAGCCCGCCGCGCAGCACCCCGTTATGGCCGGGCATGATCACCGGGGCGGCAGTGTGCACCACCATGCCGCGATCCTCGACCTTGCGGGTGGTCGGCGCGGCGGCTTCTGTTTCGATCAGGGTGATATTGGCGCGTTCCTGCAGGGCAGGGGAGAGAAGGGACAGATCATCAGAGGAGAAAATGTCGATCTCCGAGGCCAGCTGCCCGGTGGCAGCCGTGCGGATCACTGGCCATTTCTGCTGTGGCCCTTCCAGTTCGGCAAGCGGCAGATATTCGAGGAAATCGAGCTGCAGTTGTTGTCTGCGACTTTCAAGAAGACGGTTCACCGCCTCGGAGCCATCGTTCAGCGCGGCCTGAAAGGCGGTGGATTGCGCCAGGTTCAGCATGCTGTTGGCGGTGCCGGTCTGCAGGTGGCCCAGATATTGCTCGGCGATGCGCAGGTCGCTGTCGACCTTGGCAATCAGGACGGCATCGTAGTCGGCATTCCAGCGGGTCATTGCCAGAATAAGCATCAGCGGCATCAGCACGCTGAGCGGTAACAGCGCCAGCAGCAACAGGCGTAGCCGAACGGATTTCAAAGTATGCCCCTCCCATGCCGTGCCATTGCTGCCCGGATCATGCTCGCATCACTGTGGCACCTCACGGGTCAGCGGGGCAAGGGGGGCTTGGCAGGTTGCGGAGGTTCCTCACAACCCGGTGATCCGTTCAGGCATCGGGCCGTGCCTTCAGGCCGGGACAGGTTTTCCGGCCCAGTCAAAAACCATGCCGCTGTTCTCGGGTGACAGCCCCGCGATAACCCCGGCCAGACAATCCGCAGCATAGGCGGGGGTGAACAGCTTGCCTTCGGGCACCGCGCGGCTGAAGGGGCGGGACAGATCAGTGTCTACGGTGCCGGGATGCAGGCCTGCACAGACGAAATCGGGATTGAGCCGCGCCATTTCGATGGCGTAGTTGCGCAGCAGCATGTTCAGCGCCGCCTTGGAGGCGCGATAGGCGTGCCAGCCGCCCAGCCCGTTGTCAGAGATCGAGCCGACCCGCGCCGACAGCGCCGTGAAGATGGTGCGCCGGTCCCGTGGCATGCGCGGGATCAGGTGACACGCTGCCATCGCCGGACCAAAGGTATTGACGGCAAAGACCTGTTCAAAGGCAGGCAGGCTTTGCTGTTTCAGGGATTTTTCGGGCCTGAGCGCGGTTCCGTCCGACAGGATCCCAGTGGCCAGAATGATCAGATCGGGCGCCTCCAGCGCGTCGGCCAGCGCGATCAGGCTGGCCTCGTCTGTGATATCGGCGGCATGGGGCACCACCGACCCGGCGGCGGGTGTGTCCCCTCGACGGGATACGGCGTGCACGGTTTCGACATCGGGCTGGGCGGCGTAATGCTGCACCAGCGCCGCGCCGATGCCGCCACTGGCGCCAAGGATCACAACCTGTTTCGGGGGCGTGTGTGTGGGCATCAATCCCTCGCTACATCAGTTTCAGGAACAGGCGGCGCGGCAGCAAGCGGCCAAGGGTGAAGACCCAGGAAAACGGCGCCGGAAAGCTGGTGCTGAAGCGCCCCCCCTGCATGGCGCGCAGGCAGCGCCGGGCGGCGTCTTCGGGCTCAAGGATCTGCGGCATCTTGAATTGGTTCTTCTGCGTCAGCCGGGTGCGGATAAAGCCGGGGTTGATCACCTGCACCCGCACGCCGCTGCCGCGCAGATCGGCCTGCAGGTTTTCCCCCAGATGCATCAGCGCCGCCTTGGAGGCGCCATATCCGATGGCGCCCGGCAGGCCGGTGAACCCGGCGAGCGAACCGATCAGCACGATATGGCCACTGTCCCGGCGGCAAAACTGCGGTACGATCTGCCCCAGTACCCGCAGCGCGCCGGTGAAATTGACCGCGCACATGGTCTCGATTGCCTCCGGCTGCCAGTCCTGCGCGCTGAGCGGATCATAGGCCCCGGCGCAGTAGACCACACCGTCCACAGGCCCCAGATCTGCAATGGCGCGGATCACATCATCCGGGTCCGTCACATCCATAGGCAGCGCCCGGGCATTGGACAGGCCGTCGCAAAGGTGCTGCAGCCGCCCGGCATTGCGGGCGGACAGGATCAGCCGGGCGCCCGCGCCGTCCATCTCCTTGGCCAAGGCCCGGCCCAGCCCTTCGCTGGCGCCGACGATCCACCAGGTCTGCCCTTCGAACATCTCAGCCCTCCGCCGGGCGCATGGTGGCGATCAGCTCGGCGACCTTGATGCCGAACTTGCGCATTTCCGAGCGGTTCAGAATGGTGCCGTTGTCCATCAGGTACATCCAGTCGGTGACGTCCAGCACGTGGCCTCCGGCATCTTCGGGCAGACGGATGCGATAGGTGAGCCGCACGGTGGCGCCCATCTGCTGCCCCTTGCCCTCGCCGATGATATCGTCGGCCGTGGCGGTGAAATGCCCGTCCTCGCCCATGGTTAGATACCATTTG
This genomic stretch from Phaeobacter gallaeciensis harbors:
- a CDS encoding SDR family NAD(P)-dependent oxidoreductase — translated: MPTHTPPKQVVILGASGGIGAALVQHYAAQPDVETVHAVSRRGDTPAAGSVVPHAADITDEASLIALADALEAPDLIILATGILSDGTALRPEKSLKQQSLPAFEQVFAVNTFGPAMAACHLIPRMPRDRRTIFTALSARVGSISDNGLGGWHAYRASKAALNMLLRNYAIEMARLNPDFVCAGLHPGTVDTDLSRPFSRAVPEGKLFTPAYAADCLAGVIAGLSPENSGMVFDWAGKPVPA
- a CDS encoding SDR family NAD(P)-dependent oxidoreductase, with protein sequence MFEGQTWWIVGASEGLGRALAKEMDGAGARLILSARNAGRLQHLCDGLSNARALPMDVTDPDDVIRAIADLGPVDGVVYCAGAYDPLSAQDWQPEAIETMCAVNFTGALRVLGQIVPQFCRRDSGHIVLIGSLAGFTGLPGAIGYGASKAALMHLGENLQADLRGSGVRVQVINPGFIRTRLTQKNQFKMPQILEPEDAARRCLRAMQGGRFSTSFPAPFSWVFTLGRLLPRRLFLKLM